The proteins below come from a single Stomoxys calcitrans chromosome 1, idStoCalc2.1, whole genome shotgun sequence genomic window:
- the LOC131994146 gene encoding larval cuticle protein 65Ab1-like — MKFLIVFAALFAVALAAPRPDAEILKSESDVGPENYNFAYATSDGVEHQSSGVLNNVGSDHESLAVNGSYSWTDEKTGEKFTVTYVADENGFQPSGAHLPVA; from the coding sequence ATGAAATTCCTCATCGTTTTTGCTGCCCTCTTTGCTGTTGCATTGGCCGCCCCACGTCCAGACGCTGAAATCCTGAAGAGCGAAAGTGATGTTGGTCCCGAAAACTACAATTTCGCCTACGCAACCAGCGATGGAGTCGAACATCAGTCGTCTGGTGTCTTGAACAATGTCGGTTCTGATCACGAATCCCTTGCCGTCAATGGCTCTTACTCCTGGACTGATGAGAAGACTGGCGAAAAATTCACTGTTACCTATGTTGCTGACGAAAACGGTTTCCAACCCAGCGGTGCTCATTTGCCAGTTGCTTAA
- the LOC106089030 gene encoding larval cuticle protein 65Ag1, with protein sequence MKFAIVFAALFAVALAAPATQDYANAEVIRLESDVRPEGYNFALETSDGKTHQEEGSLKNVGSEDEAIVVRGSYSFVADDGQTYTVNYVADENGFQPEGAHLPNIAH encoded by the exons ATGAAATTCGCAATTGTCTTCGCCGCCCTCTTCGCTGTTGCCTTGGCCGCTCCAGCCACTCAGGATTATGCCAATGCTGAAGTTATTCGTTTGGAATCCGATGTCAGGCCCGAAGGTTATAACTTTGC TTTGGAAACCAGCGATGGCAAAACTCACCAAGAAGAAGGTTCCTTGAAGAATGTCGGCTCCGAAGATGAAGCTATCGTGGTCCGCGGTTCTTACTCCTTCGTTGCTGACGATGGCCAAACCTACACAGTCAACTATGTTGCCGATGAGAATGGTTTCCAACCCGAAGGTGCTCATTTGCCCAACATTGCCCACTAA